GCTCGCTGTTGGCACCATTGGAGTAGGTGGAGTGTTGCTGTTGGCACCATTTCCTCAAATCTTTATTTTCCACTTCGCGGCCCCAAATAACCATTTGTTTAATtaacccaaaatccaaaatttGCCAAGTAAACCAAAATCCAACATAAAACATCATTTGAATGCACTGTGAAATGGACCAATGCCAGTTTGCAATATGCAACTAGGCAGTACTCATGCCAGTATCCGGTTAACTCAAAGTTCTTATGATGTTGAGTTATCTATTAAAGTATTTCAAGGTTCTGAATTAAAGTAATTCTTGTTTATAACCACAGAAAAGTTAGCACTAGTTTAATCTCTAAAACCATTCTATCTGTCCATTATAACTTCTAAATATATACAAGATTGAAGTCCAAACCCATAGATGAGCAATGGTTACAACTAAATTTATTCCCTTGATATGTGTCCTAAACAGTTCCAATTCTCCAAGCGGCATACATGTTACAAAGGTGGTTTTATTTTACAGTTGTTTTCCtggttaattgatccttggatgtgCTCTCGAATATCTTATCAGCATTGCCCACCTCAAATCCGTCACGCCTGTGATATTCTTTCATCTGTTCATTTAAACAAGAATGGAGATAGAAGTGGTCAGTATAAGATCAATGAATATAAGCTACAATTCATCTGCTAGAATCTGACAGCATTAATTTTTTTGTTTAGCTCATAACCGAATTCACCTGTCAAATTGGACGGAGACTGTGGAACTAAGTGTGCGATGATTAAGATCTATGTGTGTTTGAAAATCTAGATTCAGTAAAGAAATCGTATAAGCGTAAGATCTACGTGCATTTTTACCTCACTGTTAGGTATGTTTTTATACTGGGGCAGCACAAGACGCTCTGCGAACTCAATGTACGACCGTGGAACAGACTCAGTCACGCCATCAGCAAAATGAAAAGTTGATGTATCTGCCACAGTTGAACTTTGCTGCAGAAGTCCATCAGGGCTCACTGTTTACAACCCGCACAAAGTCAACAACCAGAGGAGTTGTGGAAGCTAGTAAGATACTATAACCCCGCGGaatgtttcaaaaccaaaataaaataaaatgtagcGATAACCTTTTGAATCGTTTTAATTTTAATACTCATCATTAGAAAGAAATGAGGAATACAATTAACACAAATCGAATAAATTGAGGAAGGGGATAGCAAACCTTTTAGAACACTCCCTTCAGAATTCAATTTGAATCCACTTTCTTCAATAAACTTATTAAGGTTTGTAATGTCTCGCAAGTAAGATTTTAATCGATGAGTGGAAATCGTTAAATGGTTCAATGCATATCCATTGACAAGAGTCCATGCCGCATATTCACTTTCTCTGAATAACAAGAATCCAGTAAGAAAACTAATAGATCTGTTGCATCACTACATGGGAACAAAGTTGTTTCTGATTCACGAGTGACAGAACAAaaccaaaacaatttttttttttttgcagtcacATAATATATGCTTTTACTTCATAAACAAATTTGTAACTAGTAATCCATGTAAAGAGAAAACATATCAGTAGAGACAACAGTACGAAAACAAGTACTTGGCCAATTCTTGAAACTCAGAATATAACGGCGTTTCCCATGTTAATGATCCCAATGCACTTGCAAGAGCTGCATGTTTATTTCCATTACCAGATAATTTAGTGTATTTCCGAATTATCTCCTGCACATCCAAATGTGAAACCACAAACATTGAGATATACTGAACTAGGAACTAAGAACACAAAACATTCATATTCCAACATATGCCGATTTAGAGTAGTTGCATAGTGCGTCTGCTCCTATATGTCTAGCTAGTTTGTCAGAATTCAAATCAAAACCTGAACCAGCTATTTAAACTTTAAAAGTACCATAATAGTTATAAACAAACCTGAGCTTTAGGACTCATCTCATCAACAAGAAGCTCAGATACGAAGATTCTAGGCAAAGGTCCATTAACACCACTTCCATTATCATCTGAttcaataatactatgatgagtAGGAGGGGCAAACCAAACTGCTTTCAATTTCTTTTCAGGGAATCTCAGTTCtcctcttggtgtaaatccatagTCTAAGAAAATCTGAGCCATGGAATCAATTCCATAACCATCAATCCCAAATGTTCTGAATGCAAAATGATCATAACAAATTTGATCTTCATCATCAGCTGAATTTACAAGCTCTAGAATCGATTTTGCAGTTGGATTTCTACTCAAATACACCTTTTCCATTTTAGCTAAAAAACTCCTAAAGAATGATTCAATACCCTGCATaataaacattaaaaaaaaaaacagcccattagtagtttttttttttttttccttttgtgttCTGAGTGAATTTAACAGAAGAGATACAGATGAAAACCTGGGGGTGTGATGAATTTTGAAAATGATCCATTTTTGATGCAGAAACTAAGCAAAAATGACGTTTTTGGTTAGTGATTGAATTACagagagattt
This genomic stretch from Papaver somniferum cultivar HN1 chromosome 5, ASM357369v1, whole genome shotgun sequence harbors:
- the LOC113281580 gene encoding uncharacterized protein LOC113281580, producing MDVAKFTGILRITSQSSLFALNSSFSSALLKPHARNFISLKEKSLCNSITNQKRHFCLVSASKMDHFQNSSHPQGIESFFRSFLAKMEKVYLSRNPTAKSILELVNSADDEDQICYDHFAFRTFGIDGYGIDSMAQIFLDYGFTPRGELRFPEKKLKAVWFAPPTHHSIIESDDNGSGVNGPLPRIFVSELLVDEMSPKAQEIIRKYTKLSGNGNKHAALASALGSLTWETPLYSEFQELAKESEYAAWTLVNGYALNHLTISTHRLKSYLRDITNLNKFIEESGFKLNSEGSVLKVSPDGLLQQSSTVADTSTFHFADGVTESVPRSYIEFAERLVLPQYKNIPNSEMKEYHRRDGFEVGNADKIFESTSKDQLTRKTTVK